From a single Planctellipticum variicoloris genomic region:
- a CDS encoding BlaI/MecI/CopY family transcriptional regulator: MGDRPGLSKGELEVARMLWQLKEATVRQVHEAFPPEREIDFATVQTYLRRLEAKGYVTGRLDGRTRVYTASVQPRTVIRETINDFVDRLFGGEALPLVRHLIEERDISPDELTELRQLIDRLEGERHE, translated from the coding sequence ATGGGCGACCGGCCGGGTTTATCGAAGGGCGAACTCGAAGTCGCCCGCATGCTGTGGCAGCTCAAGGAAGCGACCGTCCGCCAGGTTCACGAGGCCTTTCCCCCGGAGCGGGAGATCGACTTCGCCACTGTGCAGACTTACCTCCGCCGGCTGGAGGCCAAAGGCTACGTCACCGGTCGGCTCGACGGCCGGACCCGCGTCTATACCGCCAGCGTCCAGCCCCGGACCGTCATCCGTGAAACGATCAACGATTTCGTCGACCGGCTGTTCGGGGGAGAAGCCCTCCCGCTGGTCCGGCACCTGATCGAGGAGCGGGACATCAGCCCCGACGAATTGACCGAGCTCCGCCAGCTCATCGACCGCCTGGAGGGGGAGCGCCATGAGTGA